From a region of the Chitinophaga caseinilytica genome:
- a CDS encoding ribose-phosphate pyrophosphokinase, with product MNPSVKIFTGNSNPALAERIAARYGNGLGKVNIQKFSDGEFQPVFLESIRGDYVFLVQGTNAPSDNLMELLLMIDAAKRASAGYITAVIPYFGFARQDRKDKPRVAIGSKLIANLLTAAGANRVITMDLHAPQIQGFFDIPVDHLDSSAIFIPYIENLKLKNLTFASPDVGSTTRVREVASYFSAEMVICDKHRKRANEIASMVVIGDVTDRDIVLIDDICDTAGTLTKSAALLKEKGARSVRAFCTHPVFSGKAYENIENSVLEELVVCDTIPLRQESAKIKVISVAELFAVAIRNMYENKSITSLFIHSQRRMP from the coding sequence ATGAATCCATCGGTTAAAATCTTTACGGGTAACAGTAACCCCGCTCTGGCTGAGCGTATCGCCGCCAGGTATGGAAACGGTCTGGGTAAAGTGAATATCCAGAAGTTCAGCGACGGCGAATTCCAGCCGGTTTTCCTGGAAAGCATCCGTGGTGACTATGTTTTTCTCGTCCAGGGCACCAACGCCCCGTCCGACAATCTCATGGAACTGCTGCTGATGATCGATGCCGCCAAGCGCGCGTCTGCCGGGTATATTACCGCTGTAATCCCGTATTTCGGGTTTGCCCGGCAAGACCGGAAAGACAAGCCCCGCGTGGCCATCGGTTCCAAGCTGATCGCCAACCTGCTGACCGCAGCGGGAGCTAACAGGGTGATTACCATGGATTTGCATGCTCCGCAGATCCAGGGGTTCTTTGATATCCCGGTAGATCACCTCGACAGCTCGGCCATTTTTATTCCCTATATAGAGAATCTCAAGCTGAAAAACCTTACCTTTGCGTCCCCGGACGTGGGCTCTACCACCAGGGTGCGTGAAGTGGCCAGCTATTTCAGCGCCGAAATGGTGATCTGCGACAAGCACCGCAAACGTGCCAACGAGATCGCTTCCATGGTGGTGATAGGGGATGTGACGGACAGGGACATCGTTTTGATCGACGATATCTGCGACACCGCCGGCACCCTCACCAAATCCGCCGCCTTGCTGAAAGAGAAAGGCGCCCGCAGCGTAAGGGCTTTTTGTACCCACCCCGTATTCAGCGGCAAGGCGTACGAAAATATTGAGAACTCCGTCCTCGAAGAGCTGGTTGTCTGCGACACCATTCCGCTCAGACAGGAAAGCGCGAAAATAAAAGTGATCAGCGTGGCCGAACTTTTCGCCGTTGCCATCCGCAACATGTACGAAAACAAATCCATCACCAGCCTGTTCATTCACAGCCAGCGCCGGATGCCTTAA
- the pth gene encoding aminoacyl-tRNA hydrolase: protein MKYLIVGLGNIGPEYHHTRHNIGFDVADAFAAKHQAVFRSDRLADVADVRWKGKIFVVIKPTTYMNLSGRAVKYWMDKEKIPVENVLVIMDELALPLETLRLRPGGSDAGHNGLKSIQDSIATNQYPRLRFGIGNDFPKGRQVDYVLGRWSAKEEPVVQQKINTCVEIVESFAAIGLPRTMNNYNNLTFPL from the coding sequence ATGAAATATTTGATCGTAGGATTAGGGAACATCGGGCCGGAATACCACCACACCCGTCACAACATCGGGTTCGATGTGGCAGACGCGTTCGCCGCCAAACATCAGGCGGTTTTCCGGAGCGACCGGCTGGCAGACGTGGCAGACGTCCGCTGGAAGGGCAAAATCTTCGTGGTCATCAAACCCACTACCTACATGAACCTCAGCGGCCGTGCCGTGAAGTACTGGATGGACAAGGAGAAGATCCCTGTCGAAAACGTACTCGTGATCATGGACGAGCTCGCCCTCCCGCTGGAAACGCTCCGCCTCCGCCCCGGTGGCAGCGACGCCGGCCACAACGGCCTCAAAAGCATACAGGACAGCATCGCCACCAACCAGTATCCCCGCCTCCGGTTCGGCATCGGCAACGATTTTCCGAAAGGCCGGCAGGTAGATTATGTGCTTGGCAGATGGTCGGCCAAAGAAGAGCCGGTCGTACAACAGAAGATCAATACATGTGTGGAAATCGTGGAAAGTTTCGCCGCGATCGGCCTGCCGCGCACGATGAACAATTATAACAACCTTACTTTTCCATTATAG
- a CDS encoding 50S ribosomal protein L25 — translation MKSITIEGQLRSEFGKKATRLLRSEEKVPCVIYGGAEIVAFSAPATAFKNLVYTPDFQIAEIKLEGKTYRAILKDLQFDTVTDELTHIDFLELVEDKKVVASLPLRVVGQSVGVKAGGKLVVKLKTLKVKALPKDLREYLELDITNLDLNENLRVEDVKADGIELINSPRIPVASVVMTRQLKQEEAAAEKESKKK, via the coding sequence ATGAAATCAATAACCATCGAAGGACAACTCAGAAGCGAATTCGGCAAAAAAGCCACCCGCCTTCTCCGTTCTGAGGAAAAAGTGCCTTGCGTTATTTATGGGGGTGCAGAAATCGTTGCTTTTTCCGCTCCGGCTACTGCTTTTAAAAATCTGGTGTACACACCCGATTTCCAGATTGCTGAAATCAAACTGGAAGGTAAAACTTACCGCGCGATCCTGAAAGATTTGCAGTTCGACACCGTTACCGACGAACTCACGCACATCGACTTCCTGGAACTGGTTGAAGACAAGAAAGTGGTAGCTTCCCTGCCCCTCCGCGTCGTAGGTCAGTCCGTAGGTGTTAAAGCCGGCGGTAAACTCGTGGTAAAACTGAAAACCCTCAAGGTAAAAGCGCTCCCGAAAGATCTGCGCGAATACCTGGAGCTGGACATCACGAACCTCGACCTGAACGAAAACCTCCGTGTAGAAGACGTGAAGGCTGATGGCATCGAGCTGATCAACTCTCCCCGTATCCCTGTTGCTTCCGTGGTAATGACCCGTCAGCTGAAACAGGAAGAAGCTGCGGCAGAGAAGGAGTCCAAGAAGAAATAA
- the radC gene encoding RadC family protein: MQAVFVNPAYREPAPVRHLKVLRRRRMKEWPEDDRPREKMLATGAASVSLAELLAIIINTGTRDQSALDLAREVLAYCGNNLRELGRLNIRQLRSFPGIGLKKAATILAALELCRRRQQSQQREQREVTSIPEIADYFRSLLSEHACERFFVLYLNHANKVVHEACISSGGITSTTVDPRIVFGIALEHRATRLLLCHNHPSGTLRPSKADMSTTRRFQEIGRLFDIEVLDHLIVTESGYHSLREDGAL; the protein is encoded by the coding sequence ATGCAAGCCGTTTTTGTTAACCCCGCCTACCGCGAACCCGCGCCGGTAAGGCATTTGAAGGTGCTGAGGCGCCGTCGCATGAAAGAATGGCCGGAAGATGACCGGCCGCGGGAAAAAATGCTGGCTACGGGCGCCGCATCGGTCAGCCTGGCCGAGTTGCTGGCTATCATCATCAATACGGGAACGCGGGATCAATCGGCGCTGGACCTGGCGCGGGAAGTGCTGGCTTACTGCGGCAACAACCTGCGGGAGCTGGGGCGCCTGAACATCCGGCAGCTGCGGAGTTTTCCGGGGATCGGCCTCAAAAAGGCCGCAACCATCCTGGCGGCGCTGGAGCTATGCCGCCGGCGCCAGCAAAGCCAGCAGCGGGAGCAGCGGGAAGTGACGTCTATCCCGGAGATCGCGGATTATTTCCGGTCGCTGTTGTCGGAGCATGCCTGCGAGCGATTTTTCGTGCTTTATCTCAATCATGCCAACAAGGTGGTGCACGAGGCTTGCATCAGTTCGGGCGGTATCACTTCTACTACCGTTGATCCCCGGATCGTGTTCGGTATTGCGCTCGAGCATCGGGCCACGCGGCTGTTGCTATGCCACAATCACCCTTCCGGTACTTTGCGGCCGAGCAAGGCTGACATGAGCACGACCCGCCGTTTCCAGGAAATCGGGCGCCTTTTCGATATCGAGGTACTGGACCATCTGATCGTCACGGAAAGCGGTTACCACAGCTTGCGGGAAGATGGGGCGTTGTGA